Genomic segment of Acidobacteriota bacterium:
GCAGGCCCGGGAGATCGGCGAGCGACTGCCGCCCCACGTCGAGCGCGCCGGCGTCTTCGTCGACGCCTGCCGCGAGGAGATCGTGCGCGTCGTCGACGAGGCGCGCCTGACGTGGTGCCAGCTCCACGGGGATGAGGACCTCGACCTCGCGCGATCCCTGGGCGTCCCGTGGGTGAAGGCGCATCGTGTCGTGGCGGGCCCTCTTCCCGAGGGGTTCACGGAGCTCGTCCGGGAGGCCCACGAGCGCCGCTACATCCTCGACGCGCACGCCGCCGGGATGCCGGGGGGGACCGGGACATCGTTCGACTGGAGCCTCGCCGCGGCGTACCGCGACGCGGCGGCGCCGCGGGGGGGCGCGATGATCCTCGCCGGAGGCCTCACCCCCGACAACGTGGCGCGCGCCGTCGCCGAGACGCGCCCCTTCGGCGTGGACGTGAGCGGCGGCGTCGAGAGCGCGCCGGGGATCAAGGACGCGGAGAGGATCCGCCGCTTCGCCGCGGCGCTGGCCGGGAGCGCATCGTGATCTTCGGCGGCCCTCCCGACGCGCGCGGCCGCTTCGGCGATTACGGGGGAAGGTTCGTCCCCGAGACGCTGATGGCCCCCCTCGCGG
This window contains:
- a CDS encoding phosphoribosylanthranilate isomerase yields the protein MTPWLKICGITRAEDAEAAVAAGARAVGFVFWSRSRRCVTTRQAREIGERLPPHVERAGVFVDACREEIVRVVDEARLTWCQLHGDEDLDLARSLGVPWVKAHRVVAGPLPEGFTELVREAHERRYILDAHAAGMPGGTGTSFDWSLAAAYRDAAAPRGGAMILAGGLTPDNVARAVAETRPFGVDVSGGVESAPGIKDAERIRRFAAALAGSAS